A region of Vigna radiata var. radiata cultivar VC1973A chromosome 6, Vradiata_ver6, whole genome shotgun sequence DNA encodes the following proteins:
- the LOC106763122 gene encoding RNA-binding protein 38 has protein sequence MAYPHYRSQFGDTTFTKVFVGGLAWETPTEEMRKYFEQFGEILEAVIITDKNTGKSKGYGFVTFRDPESARRACADPNPVIDGRRANCNIASLGRPRPSPPRGRGTFQGGAPGTASYSGVPGAGAPALAPPPPPPPPPLVYPPYGYPTYTPDYGYHQATLYNPQIQQPQYYQQLYGPSSSTMGSPYYYGYSVQAPRTTFSTPQPHRIPAGPSYLYYPTPMEPSFSAYRPPPQLQQLPIRQPPPSPSDSQTQQRTTSEAAGGVVITSESSNTQGRN, from the exons ATGGCTTACCCACATTACCGATCACAGTTCGGAGACACAACGTTCACTAAGGTCTTCGTTGGAGGCCTAGCTTGGGAGACTCCAACCGAAGAAATGCGCAAATATTTTGAGCAGTTTGGTGAGATTCTTGAAGCTGTCATTATCACTGATAAGAACACAGGAAAATCTAAAGGCTACGGATTC GTAACATTCCGTGATCCAGAATCAGCTAGAAGGGCATGTGCTGATCCAAACCCAGTGATAGATGGAAGAAGAGCAAATTGTAACATTGCTTCTCTCGGAAGACCTAGACCATCACCACCAAGag GAAGAGGTACATTCCAAGGAGGAGCACCGGGAACAGCTTCATACAGTGGTGTGCCGGGGGCAGGAGCACCGGCACTAGcaccgccgccgccgccaccacctCCACCGCTGGTGTACCCGCCATATGG CTACCCTACCTACACCCCTGATTATGGGTACCATCAA GCCACATTGTATAACCCACAAATTCAGCAACCACAATACTACCAACAACTCTATGGACCATCCTCCTCCACCATGGGTTCCCCGTATTACTATGGATATTCTGTGCAAGCACCAAGAACTACCTTTTCCACACCCCAACCACATCGCATACCAGCTGGACCCTCTTATCTATACTACCCTACACCAATGGAACCCTCATTTTCTGCATATCGTCCACCACCTCAGTTGCAACAACTTCCAATAAGGCAACCCCCTCCTTCCCCTAGTG ACTCACAGACTCAGCAACGTACCACGTCCGAGGCAGCAGGTGGAGTAGTTATAACTTCAGAAAGTTCAAATACCCAAGGGAGGAactga